In a single window of the Lagenorhynchus albirostris chromosome 19, mLagAlb1.1, whole genome shotgun sequence genome:
- the ZNF469 gene encoding zinc finger protein 469, producing the protein MPGEQPLGAPPPTMTGDLQPCPAASGTGGGPLQPPSEVSAPANRTAKTTGSGAQAMDSPEAQVRQAGKAGPKAPLPRAQSLSSAPGKGSSPQAPAGRNLVQARTRRASRLDSGPQQLYGLSIASSRPKPALDEKTPEGPQQEAPRPPEAEAPRGQGTRARLRPGPPRAEASPGPEELSFQKCFQETPSSFTSTNYTSPSATPGPPPLRAPQSSGASPCRPASYVEFQASRADAWPPTAENSFPGASFGVPPAEPEPFPEGGSPGVVAFQYPFPELHGAGPKAFPEDAAGPEFAERTLVFAFHQPRGAWPEEPVGTGPAYPLPARSGPPAPPCYPGRPGGLNAPSDLGGALPPPGAARPAPSPFSESTATFRDSLHESMTKVLPERPPSAHDGLGSPRGPPNSLAQRQFPGQAYGSPGAGGVGASPGPRDTELTASGPPAARLPPLWDPAPAPYPTPPLGPLATTRSAFFEAQPGPGQQLSLPQSPPLPWPQVLPAAGPSPHQMEMLNQLPFPPEVPEWQGGSQGALAAAAGKTPGPGEKLAVLRNSPGQHSSGSPGLFAYNGMKDPGAQLPFFGAAQPQASPRGPPGPPPPRVVGASPSESPLPSPATHTASSTCSSLSPLSSSPANPSSDEGQLPAPLGPSAFFHPPTHPQDTGSPFPSPEPSHALPIHYQPEPVKAFPFPTEGLEEPPFPSSGLEVGSVGLEGFPQEPPPYSAHHFPLSSASLDQLDVLLTCRQCDRNYSSLAAFLGHRQFCSLLPARAKDGHQQPPGFPTPPVTPSALAAPKAPASGTPSPLSHTRTAPFLLGGDVRPDGRDDPLRMSFLPSPAAAPFPLPAGDLDLDDAAKLDSLITEALNGLEYQSDNPEIDSSFIDVFTDEEPSGPRGPATGQPPKTRLGATPENKAQLPLPAVAAPLEPPPTRPGDTGSPAGPRPKTRSLGPVPSEADGAGLAGHQRRGKRFKLFRKELDTVSTAKRPGRGSRASRLRPRRKGRAEPALSRPRDLRTQAPKSHADPGGRALLVETRSSRRLRLSPGQDCRRRRPRGGTWSKELIHKIVQQKNRAGKHGPAPGTVDGGPPDCDGASESEEEVGPRLRGSRPRGRPRPSGRQWRRGEKRKEVDVAPGPREDGQQQKPRKAVRQEAVRPGGSPGPEEPGRPWPGPIKSPEAQGPSHGSEAGVGPEERGPQRLLQGLMGAETPEESHPSLDFPRDTASPEIAEDRPPEATELHREALSSSPATRGGGDPCPPTPERPQLHKEGAVPPRASSPPLGAPRCSEPPASPPGESLVPVANAADTAHPKPRTLVLKTPGLGDSVGLPAAKKGPQPYSSPPSGLFLRPKDLAGCFHKDLGSQSSAPDSPPAIRAGLCQGGEDASSQEPRPPRNPPYTVVTGPGKAEPPPALERAALFSGLPGHGFEPPVYVSLSGNGDTQVPRACAAPPPRKPQLDPPFPSFLPKMGWSLLEEVSPVPPGHLRPSPSLSGEKAFSQRCPSEGTVATSLPTSPGKVIKCSTTCSGDLSEEELEIKRLVTELESQLQSKGAQDGPGEPCGASVTSPGELSPHPEGAETTVATTGGTPGGPQEEWPSFHPGEAALAPSAHKDVVPGGPFRPTGASLSFRPVQKARVSKTGLPGAHPEVCLPEPPWDMGSLAKCSPSPEPSLPRGNRATRTQHSQDLPLLFLCPRRGGRSPGSHRAPGPCRDPSELEAFGGPVAPLAPGLAFRGAELLPLGATPHSGASHNSAPKGHSVSSTGGPGGARLLSPVAGGPGPEGNEGFVPAGASPSRASVPDPSPGRRPQDPASSPLHQLQLLVARAAEREDDTRGSQGPPPDDTRSPQHSDPSDPGEESVEGGKMACSPAQGFPGGVPAVAGRQLGPEGGGHPGSHGQAEKPEGQAGASQPQPDDRRRPGRPAQPAGQLQRSGAAVGLRDGARATPGPAYSEAESLVPALAAANTGDGPEDQTPEAVAGPGLQKHLLFTGGSPVPPTRDPASHTPSPTSAATPDPCGPTEGPARHPLRGDCGPREDPPEEPSFVGAFTPARGGDCPGGRVARTLEGSRKERPREAPACATPPPPARATSPRVTITAAALSGIPTTGGLGAVRGPRAEWPDPRGALSSTHPDGVPEGPSSEPPGNRESHGVTAVPTDPSTQGAVGPDPHACQEGEAEASLQEQKGLEMPGAGRPAVTDSSEAGTRALRVTCPSTEPHPGRTTTPSGTASDSRPRSPQSLGDTLHQRPQGDPLSPQDPRQKPRGFKKKPVFTENGHWRGRAPSGQPVTCEVCSASFRSGPGLSRHRARKHGLHRATASQPSPAAPPAPRTCHPPGKKSRGAPGKERPRRLAGDPRQAGRLSPARGSVAPEGALGPGMSRGLRRGLSLLGAPGCPPRWEPHPPDTVKQGVDVRPAEPRRQDQLERDESRSKQTKRGGGQRRGRPPADFPSESEGKASKRARKPRARRFREESGLQGPADVTSGRRGWTPSAAIASRPALPSRRLSPEAEQETESPQPPLVATDLEETPARKPPGDRVACPGMVEGAPPGPEGPAGRKAASARGCGGPRETRVSGICREPSRAAGDKPAGDSRVAESRAGQGVREGHEAPWDPQGPPETRGAEAAGTVSSCLRDPLHSPGEGVRGPESTAPEAPSPNLGDPLSLFDDEASFSQLFPLGDRLVRKKNPRVYGKRCKKSKPPPQPAPSNRAGGSGTLSSFRLPTDLSDSGSLCLSHEDPWGDEAAGLPESFLLEGFLSSKVPGIDPWAMGPSLWALEPHAEADPCCAEDHPSESIPELHMVPAAWRGLELQAPADGATSSPGGASPEPPNLEREHHECGVPGSVADLQVQDLCFLGPCEDPAGLPGTSFLDFKATASSQGPLSRTEGAAGARRAPGGGRPTKARRASYKCRVCFQRFHGLGELDLHKLAHSPSPPPTCYMCVERRFGSRELLREHLQEKHVQSKAGLWACGMCRREVAGVWMYNEHLREHAVRFARKGQARRSLGDLPGCWEGDGVATRFLSGIVGQVSKPHRGKRSIGGKAGGGPAEAAGADVGAGKEFPGERRRPKARANGSDPDSASAQGSPSACVNPAPPGGSSPDGRSHSESPPPAVPVHQDCKDPARDCHHCGKRFPKPFKLQRHLAVHSPQRVYLCPQCPRVYPEHQELRVHLGGEHGLSGELELQHTPLYACELCANVTHISKRSFVCSSCNYTFAKKEQFDRHMDKHRRRGQQPFTFRGVRRPGAPGHKALAREGSLPSKRRRVATSSSPPGSGVDGPLSRDSGPTLSERSLPALPQPRPEAAPSTTAGQPGTPERPTDPVGHPVGGGDLPSALQELLPPSLSPFPAASADGTDGHEPDQALESSEDEASPGSPGRFLQQALPLGGSLPQPGAGGQDAEEKRAAGPLSGKHRTPSAPGKCAPDHHPEAPSLLWKEKQVSTCHVAPAGGAGGPSLRGSANKPGGCQSSSKDRSASSTASKAPKFPVQLKKAVPSPVPTELPHGTEDRPKPTTLKVKPGSGSQGAGGPRQGTKAAGGSQPQPASGQLQSETATTPAKPNGRGQGPAPDKAPPRAPAKGYPKGPREASDQGPRGSLGPREDGDSSEKKRKGRAPGPTRSEAVGSLGRGPAVPDKPPRAPRKQATPSRVLPAKPKACSQNGTTPPQPSEPRKGEPGHAQGSSRRGKEALGKALPQARPLHRPPRRGGAVLGAEPPNSRACRTAESQSHLLSQLFGQRLTSFKIPLKKDASE; encoded by the coding sequence ATGCCTGGGGAGCAGCCCCTCGGAGCGCCACCCCCAACCATGACCGGAGACCTGCAGCCCTGCCCAGCGGCCAGTGGCACGGGGGGGGGCCCCCTGCAACCTCCCAGCGAGGTCAGTGCCCCAGCCAACAGGACCGCCAAGACCACGGGCAGCGGGGCCCAAGCCATGGACAGCCCTGAGGCCCAGGTGCGGCAGGCTGGGAAGGCGGGGCCCAAGGCCCCACTCCCCAGAGCCCAGTCCCTGAGCAGCGCCCCTGGGAAGGGAAgcagcccccaggccccagcagggAGGAACCTGGTGCAGGCTCGCACACGGCGGGCGAGCAGGCTGGACAGCGGCCCCCAGCAGCTCTACGGTCTGAGCATCGCCAGCTCCAGGCCCAAACCCGCCCTGGACGAGAAGACCCCTGAGGGCCCGCAGCAAGAGGCCCCCCGGCCCCCAGAGGCCGAGGCCCCCCGGGGCCAAGGAACCAGAGCCCGTCTCAGGCCCGGCCCCCCCAGGGCTGAGGCCTCGCCTGGCCCGGAAGAGCTCAGCTTCCAAAAGTGCTTCCAGGAGACCCCCTCCAGCTTTACCTCCACCAACTATACCTCACCGAGCGCCACCCCTGGGCCCCCGCCCCTCAGGGCCCCCCAGAGCAGCGGCGCCAGCCCCTGCCGGCCGGCCTCCTACGTGGAATTCCAGGCCAGCAGGGCCGATGCCTGGCCTCCCACGGCTGAGAACAGCTTCCCAGGTGCTAGTTTCGGGGTGCCGCCCGCTGAGCCGGAGCCCTTTCCCGAAGGCGGCAGCCCCGGGGTGGTTGCCTTCCAGTACCCCTTCCCAGAGCTGCACGGAGCCGGCCCGAAAGCCTTCCCCGAGGACGCGGCCGGGCCCGAGTTCGCCGAGAGGACGCTGGTGTTCGCCTTCCACCAGCCTCGGGGAGCGTGGCCCGAGGAGCCGGTGGGCACGGGCCCAGCCTACCCCCTGCCCGCCCGCTCgggccccccagccccgccctgctatcccggccggccaggcggcctcAACGCCCCCAGCGACCTTGGTGGTGCGCTCCCTCCCCCTGGCGCTGCTcgcccggcccccagccccttcTCGGAGAGCACGGCCACCTTCCGGGACAGTTTGCACGAGAGCATGACCAAAGTGCTCCCTGAGAGACCGCCTTCGGCCCACGATGGGCTGGGGAGCCCCAGGGGGCCCCCAAACTCGCTGGCCCAGAGGCAGTTTCCCGGGCAGGCGTATGGAAGCCCCGGAGCCGGCGGGGTGGGCGCCAGCCCAGGGCCTCGGGACACGGAGCTGACTGCCTCCGGGCCCCCCGCCGCCAGACTGCCCCCGCTCTGGGACCCCGCCCCAGCCCCTTACCCCACGCCTCCCCTGGGCCCCCTGGCCACTACCAGGAGCGCATTCTTCGaagcccagcctggcccaggcCAGCAGCTCAGCCTCCCCCAGAGCCCCCCGCTGCCCTGGCCCCAGGTGCTCCCGGCCGCCGGCCCCAGCCCCCACCAGATGGAGATGCTGAACCAGCTGCCTTTCCCCCCGGAAGTCCCCGAGTGGCAGGGGGGTAGCCAGGGAGCCCTGGCTGCTGCCGCAGGGAAGACGCCCGGGCCGGGCGAGAAACTGGCGGTCCTGAGAAACAGCCCGGGCCAGCACAGCAGTGGCTCCCCTGGGCTGTTCGCCTACAACGGGATGAAGGACCCTGGAGCCCAGCTGCCCTTCTTCGGGGCggcccagccccaggcctcccCCCGGGGCCCCCCCGGCCCGCCCCCGCCCAGGGTGGTGGGAGCCTCCCCCAGCGAGTCCCCCCTGCCCTCGCCGGCCACCCACACGGCCAGCAGCACCTGTTCGTCGCTGTCCCCTCTGTCCAGCAGCCCAGCCAACCCCAGCTCGGATGAGGGCCAGCTCCCCGCGCCGCTCGGGCCGTCCGCCTTCTTCCACCCACCCACGCACCCCCAGGACACCGGCAGCCCCTTCCCGTCCCCCGAGCCCTCGCACGCCCTCCCCATCCACTACCAGCCGGAGCCAGTCAAggccttccctttccccacagaGGGGCTGGAGGAGCCCCCGTTCCCTAGCTCGGGGCTCGAGGTGGGCAGCGTGGGCCTGGAGGGCTTCCCCCAGGAGCCGCCCCCCTACTCTGCCCACCACTTCCCCCTCAGCAGCGCCAGCCTGGACCAGCTGGACGTGCTGCTCACCTGTCGGCAGTGTGACCGGAACTACAGCAGCCTAGCCGCCTTCCTGGGGCACCGGCAGTTCTGCAGCCTGCTGCCGGCCAGGGCCAAGGATGGCCACCAGCAGCCCCCCGGGTTCCCCACACCCCCCGTCACCCCCTCTGCACTGGCTGCCCCCAAAGCACCGGCCAGCGGGACCCCGAGCCCACTCAGCCACACCAGGACAGCGCCCTTCCTGCTGGGTGGGGACGTCCGGCCCGATGGCAGAGATGACCCCCTGAGGATGAGCTTCCTGCCCAGCCCGGCCGCCGCCCCCTTCCCACTGCCTGCGGGGGACCTGGACCTGGACGACGCCGCCAAGCTGGACAGCCTCATCACGGAGGCGCTCAACGGCCTGGAGTACCAGTCAGACAACCCTGAGATCGACAGCAGCTTCATCGACGTCTTTACTGACGAGGAACCTTCCGGCCCCCGGGGCCCCGCCACCGGGCAGCCCCCCAAGACCAGGCTGGGGGCAACGCCAGAGAACAAAGCCCAGCTCCCGCTCCCGGCGGTGGCTGCCCCACTGGAGCCCCCGCCGACCCGGCCCGGCGACACGGGCTCCCCGGCCGGCCCCAGGCCCAAAACCCGCTCCCTGGGCCCAGTGCCCTCAGAGGCAGACGGGGCCGGCCTGGCCGGCCATCAGAGAAGAGGAAAGCGGTTTAAGTTGTTCCGGAAAGAGCTGGACACGGTCAGCACCGCCAAGAGGCCGGGCAGGGGCTCCAGGGCCAGCCGCCTGAGGCCGAGGAGGAAAGGCCGGGCTGAGCCGGCCCTGTCACGCCCGCGGGACCTCAGAACCCAGGCCCCCAAGAGCCACGCGGACCCGGGGGGACGGGCCCTCCTGGTGGAGACCCGGAGCTCCAGGCGCCTCCGACTGTCCCCCGGCCAGGATTGCAGGCGGAGGCGGCCGCGGGGCGGCACCTGGAGCAAGGAGCTCATCCACAAGATCGTGCAGCAGAAGAACCGGGCGGGCAAGCACGGCCCAGCCCCGGGCACCGTGGACGGCGGGCCCCCCGACTGCGACGGCGCCTCTGAGTCTGAGGAGGAGGTTGGCCCGCGGCTGCGAGGCTCACGCCCCAGAGGCCGGCCCCGCCCCAGCGGCCGGCAGTGGCGCCGGGGcgagaagaggaaggaagtggaCGTGGCCCCGGGTCCCAGAGAGGACGGGCAGCAGCAGAAGCCCAGGAAGGCCGTGAGGCAGGAGGCCGTGAGGCCTGGGGGCTCCCCGGGCCCAGAGGAGCCGGGCAGGCCGTGGCCGGGTCCCATCAAGAGTCCCGAGGCCCAGGGCCCGTCGCACGGCTCAGAGGCTGGAGTGGGCCCTGAGGAGAGAGGCCCCCAGCGCCTCCTGCAGGGTCTCATGGGCGCCGAGACCCCAGAGGAGAGCCACCCCTCTCTGGACTTCCCCCGAGACACCGCGAGCCCTGAAATCGCTGAAGACCGTCCCCCTGAGGCCACAGAGCTTCACAGAGAGGCTCTGAGCTCCTCTCCAGCCACCCGTGGGGGAGGAgacccctgccccccaaccccagagCGACCACAGCTCCACAAGGAGGGCGCAGTGCCGCCCCGCGCGAGCTCGCCCCCGCTGGGTGCCCCCCGGTGCTCGGAGCCCCCTGCCTCCCCGCCAGGAGAGTCACTGGTGCCCGTCGCTAACGCAGCCGACACGGCCCACCCCAAGCCCAGGACCCTCGTTTTGAAGACCCCTGGTCTTGGAGATTCCGTGGGGCTTCCAGCCGCCAAAAAGGGGCCTCAGCCCTACAGCAGCCCTCCCAGCGGATTGTTCCTCAGACCCAAAGACCTGGCTGGCTGTTTCCACAAAGACCTGGGCTCTCAGTCCTCAGCCCCAGACAGCCCACCGGCCATCAGGGCAGGCCTCTGCCAGGGTGGCGAGGACGCCAGTTCCCAAGAGCCCAGGCCGCCCAGGAACCCACCCTACACAGTCGTCACGGGCCCAGGCAAAGCTGAACCGCCGCCGGCCTTGGAGCGCGCGGCCCTCTTCTCGGGGCTGCCTGGGCACGGCTTCGAGCCGCCAGTCTACGTCAGCCTCTCTGGGAACGGGGACACCCAGGTGCCACGTGCGTGTGCTGCCCCTCCCCCGAGGAAACCTCAGCTAGACCCGCCGTTCCCCTCGTTTCTGCCCAAGATGGGCTGGTCCCTGCTGGAGGAAGTGTCCCCCGTGCCGCCTGGCCATCTGCGCCCTTCTCCCAGCCTCTCAGGGGAAAAGGCATTCAGTCAGAGGTGTCCCAGTGAAGGGACTGTGGCCACCAGCCTCCCCACTTCGCCCGGCAAGGTTATCAAATGTAGCACCACTTGTAGTGGTGACCTGTCAGAGGAGGAGCTCGAGATCAAAAGGCTGGTCACCGAACTGGAGAGTCAGCTGCAAAGCAAAGGCGCACAGGACGGCCCGGGAGAGCCGTGCGGAGCCAGCGTCACCAGTCCTGGGGAACTGAGTCCACACCCGGAGGGGGCAGAAACAACTGTGGCCACCACGGGGGGCACTCCAGGGGGCCCCCAGGAGGAGTGGCCCTCGTTCCACCCTGGAGAAGCAGCCCTGGCCCCCAGCGCCCACAAGGACGTGGTTCCTGGGGGTCCTTTCAGGCCCACTGGGGCCAGCCTCAGTTTCCGGCCAGTGCAGAAAGCCAGGGTCTCCAAGACGGGGCTCCCCGGGGCCCACCCGGAAGTCTGTTTACCAGAGCCCCCATGGGACATGGGGAGTTTAGCGAAGTGCAGCCCAAGCCCTGAGCCTTCACTTCCCAGGGGTAACAGGGCCACCAGAACACAGCACAGCCAAGACCTCCCCCTGCTCTTTCTCTGCCCACGGAGAGGGGGGCGTTCCCCGGGCTCCCACAGGGCACCTGGGCCCTGCCGAGACCCCTCAGAGCTGGAAGCGTTCGGCGGCCCTGTTGCTCCTCTTGCACCTGGTTTGGCATTTCGGGGGGCCGAGCTTCTGCCCCTGGGTGCCACCCCACATTCTGGGGCCAGTCACAACAGTGCCCCCAAGGGACACTCTGTGAGCAGCACAGGTGGGCCAGGAGGAGCAAGGCTCCTGTCCCCTGTAGCAGGGGGCCCTGGCCCTGAGGGTAATGAGGGGTTTGTACCAGCGGGGGCCTCCCCAAGTCGTGCCTCTGTGCCCGACCCCAGCCCTGGCAGGAGGCCCCAGGATCCAGCCTCGAGCCCCCTTCATCAACTCCAGCTCCTGGTGGCCAGAGCGGCCGAGAGAGAAGATGACACCCGGGGCTCACAGGGGCCCCCGCCTGATGACACCCGGAGCCCTCAGCACAGCGACCCCTCAGATCCGGGAGAGGAGAGTGTGGAAGGTGGGAAGATGGCCTGCAGCCCCGCCCAAGGCTTCCCGGGGGGCGTCCCTGCTGTGGCCGGACGCCAGCTGGGGCCAGAGGGAGGTGGACATCCAGGCTCACACGGCCAGGCCGAGAAGCCCGAGGGCCAAGCTGGAGCCAGCCAACCGCAGCCAGATGACCGGAGGAGGCCGGGGCGGCCGGCCCAGCCAGCCGGGCAGCTCCAGCGAAGCGGGGCGGCCGTGGGCCTTCGGGATGGGGCACGGGCCACCCCAGGCCCCGCCTACTCTGAGGCGGAGTCTTTAGTCCCAGCCTTGGCAGCAGCCAACACAGGAGATGGGCCCGAGGACCAGACTCCAGAGGCAGTAGCTGGCCCAGGCCTTCAGAAGCATCTGCTGTTCACTGGCGGGAGCCCAGTGCCCCCCACCAGGGACCCGGCCAGCCACACCCCCTCGCCCACCTCTGCAGCCACCCCTGATCCCTGCGGCCCCACGGAAGGCCCAGCTCGCCACCCTCTCCGGGGGGACTGTGGCCCCCGGGAAGACCCTCCTGAGGAGCCCAGCTTCGTCGGTGCCTTCACTCCCGCCCGTGGAGGGGACTGCCCTGGAGGTCGTGTGGCAAGGACCCTAGAGGGTTCCAGAAAGGAGAGACCCAGGGAAGCTCCTGCCtgtgccacccctcccccaccagcgaGGGCCACCTCCCCGAGAGTGACCATCACGGCCGCTGCCCTGTCCGGCATCCCTACCACTGGTGGCCTGGGGGCAGTCAGAGGCCCCAGGGCCGAGTGGCCAGACCCCAGGGGAGCCCTGTCCAGCACCCACCCCGATGGGGTGCCCGAGGGCCCCTCCTCAGAACCCCCAGGCAACAGGGAAAGCCACGGTGTCACCGCTGTGCCCACTGACCCTTCCACACAGGGGGCCGTGGGGCCAGATCCCCACGCCTGCCAGGAAGGTGAGGCAGAGGCCAGCCTCCAGGAACAGAAGGGCCTAGAGATGCCCGGGGCTGGGCGCCCTGCCGTTACAGACTCCTCCGAAGCCGGCACCAGGGCTCTGAGGGTCACCTGCCCTTCCACAGAGCCCCACCCAGGCAGAACCACAACTCCGAGCGGCACAGCCAGCGACTCCAGGCCACGCTCCCCCCAAAGCCTCGGGGACACCCTCCACCAGAGACCCCAGGGGGATCCCCTCAGTCCCCAGGACCCCAGACAGAAGCCTCGTGGCTTTAAAAAGAAGCCAGTGTTCACTGAGAACGGCCACTGGAGGGGCAGAGCCCCCAGCGGGCAGCCCGTGACCTGTGAGGTCTGCTCGGCCTCCTTCCGCTCTGGGCCGGGCCTGAGCCGCCACAGAGCCAGGAAGCACGGGCTGCACAGGGCTACTGCCTCCCAGCCGAGCCCGGCGGCCCCACCTGCTCCCCGGACGTGCCACCCACCGGGAAAGAAGAGCCGCGGGGCGCCGGGGAAGGAGCGACCGAGGCGCCTGGCGGGAGACCCCCGCCAGGCCGGGAGGCTAAGCCCTGCTCGCGGCTCTGTGGCCCCTGAGGGTGCCCTGGGTCCCGGGATGTCCAGGGGGCTTAGGCGGGGGCTCAGCCTTCTGGGAGCACCGGGCTGTCCCCCTCGCTGGGAACCACATCCCCCAGACACGGTCAAGCAAGGGGTGGACGTGAGGCCTGCAGAGCCCAGGAGACAGGACCAGCTGGAGAGGGATGAGTCCCGTTCCAAACAGACAAAGAGAGGCGGGGGCCAGAGGCGGGGCAGGCCGCCCGCAGACTTCCCCAGCGAGTCAGAGGGGAAAGCCAGCAAGAGGGCGAGAAAGCCAAGAGCGAGAAGGTTCCGGGAGGAGAGCGGTCTCCAGGGCCCCGCAGATGTGACTTCAGGGAGAAGAGGCTGGACTCCATCGGCTGCCATTGCCAGCCGCCCAGCTCTCCCGAGCCGCCGCCTCTCACCAGAGGCAGAGCAGGAGACCGAGTCCCCGCAGCCGCCCCTCGTCGCCACGGACCTGGAGGAGACGCCTGCACGGAAGCCTCCCGGGGATCGGGTGGCCTGTCCAGGGATGGTGGAGGGAGCACCTCCTGGGCCAGAAGGGCCAGCGGGGCGGAAAGCAGCCTCGGCAAGAGGGTGCGGGGGACCCCGAGAGACCAGGGTGTCTGGCATCTGCAGAGAGCCGTCGAGGGCAGCTGGGGATAAACCTGCAGGGGACAGCAGAGTGGCCGAGAGCAGAGCAGGGCAAGGTGTCCGGGAGGGGCACGAGGCCCCCTGGGACCCCCAGGGCCCTCCCGAGACTCGTGGTGCTGAAGCAGCCGGCACCGTCAGCAGTTGCCTGCGGGACCCCCTGCACAGTCCAGGAGAGGGGGTCCGGGGGCCGGAGAGCACTGCCCCTGAAGCCCCCAGCCCGAATCTCGGAGACCCCCTGAGCTTGTTTGATGATGAGGCCTCCTTTTCCCAGCTCTTCCCCCTGGGAGACCGCTTGGTTCGGAAGAAGAACCCCCGTGTCTATGGGAAGCGCTGTAAAAAGTCGAAGCCACCTCCccagcccgcgcccagcaaccgGGCAGGCGGCAGTGGCACTCTGTCCTCCTTCCGCCTGCCCACAGACCTCAGTGACTCTGGCTCGCTCTGCCTGTCCCACGAGGACCCGTGGGGTGACGAGGCTGCGGGTCTGCCGGAGTCCTTCCTCCTGGAGGGCTTCCTCAGCAGCAAGGTGCCTGGCATTGACCCCTGGGCCATGGGCCCCAGCCTGTGGGCCCTGGAGCCCCACGCGGAGGCGGACCCCTGCTGCGCCGAGGACCACCCGTCAGAAAGCATCCCTGAGCTGCACATGGTCCCGGCAGCTTGGCGAGGCCTGGAGCTGCAGGCCCCCGCCGACGGGGCCACCTCTTCTCCGGGAGGCGCGAGCCCCGAGCCCCCCAACCTAGAGCGAGAGCACCACGAGTGTGgcgtccccgggagcgtcgcggATCTGCAGGTGCAGGACCTGTGCTTCCTAGGACCCTGCGAAGACCCCGCGGGTCTCCCCGGCACCAGCTTCTTGGACTTCAAGGCCACGGCCAGTTCCCAGGGCCCACTAAGCAGGACAGAGGGGGCGGCCGGGGCAAGAAGGGCCCCAGGCGGAGGCCGGCCCACCAAGGCCAGGAGGGCGTCCTACAAGTGCCGGGTGTGCTTTCAGCGCTTCCACGGCCTGGGAGAGCTGGACCTCCACAAGTTGGCCCACAGCCCCTCGCCGCCCCCCACCTGTTACATGTGCGTGGAGCGCAGGTTCGGCTCCCGCGAGCTGCTGAGGGAGCACCTACAGGAGAAGCACGTGCAGAGCAAGGCCGGGCTGTGGGCCTGCGGCATGTGCCGGCGGGAGGTCGCCGGCGTCTGGATGTACAACGAGCACCTGCGAGAGCACGCCGTGCGCTTCGCCCGCAAGGGGCAGGCGCGGAGGTCCCTGGGGGACCTGCCCGGATGTTGGGAGGGGGACGGCGTGGCCACGCGCTTCCTGAGCGGCATCGTGGGACAGGTCTCCAAACCCCACCGGGGCAAGCGCTCCATCGGCGGCAAGGCAGGCGGGGGCCCCGCGGAGGCGGCAGGGGCGGATGTGGGAGCTGGGAAGGAATTCCCGGGGGAGAGACGAAGACCCAAGGCCCGCGCCAACGGCTCAGACCCGGACAGCGCCTCGGCCCAGGGCAGCCCGTCAGCCTGCGTGAACCCCGCACCGCCCGGCGGCTCGTCCCCCGACGGCCGTTCGCACAGCGAGTCCCCGCCCCCAGCCGTCCCGGTGCACCAGGACTGCAAGGACCCCGCCCGCGACTGCCACCACTGCGGGAAGCGGTTCCCCAAGCCGTTCAAGCTGCAGCGCCACCTGGCGGTGCACAGCCCGCAGCGCGTCTACCTGTGCCCCCAGTGCCCGCGGGTGTACCCCGAGCACCAGGAGCTGCGCGTGCACCTGGGCGGCGAGCACGGGCTGAGCGGGGAGCTGGAGCTGCAGCACACCCCGCTGTACGCCTGCGAGCTTTGCGCCAACGTCACGCACATCAGCAAGAGGTCCTTCGTCTGCAGCTCCTGCAACTACACCTTTGCCAAAAAGGAACAGTTCGACCGGCACATGGACAAACACCGGAGGAGGGGGCAGCAGCCCTTCACCTTCCGCGGCGTGCGGAGGCCCGGCGCCCCCGGGCACAAGGCCTTGGCCCGAGAGGGCTCGCTTCCCAGCAAGCGGCGCAGGGTGGCCACGTCCAGCAGCCCCCCCGGGTCCGGCGTGGACGGGCCTCTGTCCCGGGACAGCGGCCCCACCCTGAGCGAGCggtccctcccagccctgccccagccccgcccGGAGGCAGCTCCCAGCACCACAGCAGGGCAGCCCGGGACCCCAGAGAGGCCCACAGACCCGGTGGGCCACCCGGTCGGCGGCGGCgatctgccctctgccctccaggagctcctGCCCCCGTCTCTGTCTCCTTTCCCGGCGGCCTCGGCTGATGGCACAGATGGCCACGAGCCGGACCAGGCCCTGGAGAGCTCCGAGGACGAGGCTTCCCCAGGCAGCCCTGGGCGCTTCCTCCAGCAGGCTCTCCCCTTGGGGGGCTCTCTGCCCCAGCCGGGGGCCGGAGGCCAAGACGCAGAGGAAAAGAGGGCAGCTGGCCCGCTCTCAGGGAAACACAGGACCCCAAGCGCCCCTGGCAAATGTGCCCCTGACCATCACCCAGAAGCCCCCTCTCTGCTCTGGAAGGAGAAGCAGGTGTCCACGTGTCACGTGGCGCCTGCCGGGGGTGCAGGAGGCCCCTCCCTCAGAGGCAGCGCCAACAAGCCCGGGGGCTGCCAGAGCTCGTCCAAAGACAGGTCAGCCTCATCCACCGCCAGCAAAGCACCCAAGTTCCCAGTACAACTGAAGAAGGCGGTGCCCAGCCCAGTGCCCACAGAGCTCCCCCATGGCACTGAGGACAGGCCAAAGCCCACCACCCTCAAAGTCAAGCCGGGCTCCGGCTCCCAGGGCGCTGGAGGCCCCCGGCAGGGCACCAAGGCAGCGGGCGGCAGCCAGCCCCAGCCGGCCAGCGGGCAGCTCCAGAGTGAGACAGCCACCACCCCAGCCAAGCCCAACGGCCGGGGCCAGGGCCCCGCCCCAGACAAGGCCCCCCCTCGAGCCCCAGCCAAGGGCTACCCCAAGGGACCAAGGGAAGCCAGTGACCAGGGGCCGCGAGGGAGCCTGGGCCCCAGGGAGGACGGGGACAGCAgtgagaagaagaggaagggccGGGCGCCGGGGCCAACCAGGAGTGAAGCCGTGGGGAGCCTAGGGAGAGGCCCCGCGGTCCCTGACAAACCCCCCCGGGCCCCGCGAAAGCAGGCGACTCCCAGCCGCGTGCTCCCTGCCAAGCCCAAGGCCTGTAGCCAGAACGGGACGACACCGCCCCAGCCCTCAGAGCCGCGGAAGGGGGAGCCCGGCCACGCCCAAGGGAGCAGCAGGCGCGGCAAGGAGGCGCTGGGCAAGGCCCTCCCCCAGGCCAGACCCCTGCATAGGCCCCCCAGGAGGGGCGGGGCTGTCCTCGGTGCTGAACCCCCCAACTCCCGGGCCTGCCGGACAGCCGAGTCCCAGAGCCACCTCCTCAGCCAGCTTTTTGGGCAGAGACTAACCAGCTTCAAGATCCCATTAAAAAAGGATGCTTCCGAGTAA